Below is a genomic region from Anoplolepis gracilipes chromosome 1, ASM4749672v1, whole genome shotgun sequence.
tctgtttttctttcaattttgccATTATAGCGTTATATTAGGAAATGTATTTGAGCACGCATtcggtatttttatttgtgaagTGTGGAGCCGATAagaaacttattaaattttgcgcACATCTGCGTACTATTAAATGCTTTAGTGTgttatgtgtttatatattaaattgtattactGAAGATAATCCGAAGATGGAAACGTTCAAATTAAACCGtttttttcctaaaattatttttattaaaaaatcttgtttttatttgcgCCTCCACTTTGTGCTGGCTCATATTGCTTTTCTTCTTGAcgttattataatagttttattttggagtattataaattattattatttcatttttatttgcaatacgTTTATAACGCATGTGAAAAAACTgcaataatgtttattattgataagatgtgttatcaatattttagtcatatttatgtattgtaCTCTTCGCTTAACATCAACGTTCAGTAAACATgtcgtatacatacataaatatacgatCGCGTTTTAATTAGGGATCATCTAGAGAGAGATTAGAAAAATTGCTTAAGTATTCTATTGGTTACCATTATTTATGGTAAAACTGGAAgcagagatagaaaaaaatataaagataaaataaagatagatagataaaatttttacgcaGTAGTGAcagcataaaatttataattaagtcaCTTCAGCATTTACACGAATAGTGTCGGTTATTCCTATCCCTCTCTGGAAGATTCTTAGTTTTGATgacgtaataaatataacagacAATAATTTCAGATcagcaaattataaatcagaATTTGTTAACAagggatatatataaaagcacaTTTGAACTATAAACAGTATCAATCGCAACTTGATAGAAGAAAGTATCAAAGCAATGTCTCGCAGTTTCGTATTGTTCGTAGTGGTCGGAGTGCTTCTCACAATCAGTAAGTTTTCATGTAAACAATTACAATGTTTATTCAATCtgtaattaatctaatttaatttgcaagaacttttatgaataaattataacgtaTTCTCTggttttaatcttaattttccaATTGTATTGTAAACATGTATAatgatttgaataatattacatatgtataggcATAACTGCTGCACAACAATGCCCAGAAAATCAGGAATGGACTACTTGCGGATCAGCATGTCCACCATCGTGCAGTCCATCTAATCAAACCTGCACTTTggtatttatttgatttcattaagtctaataaaaaaatcttattgcccttttttattatatagatgtaaaatatattgtgtgattaaatatatataaaactttctaatttaaatattatattagatttaaaaaatctattttacgCCATTTTGTTGCAGCAATGCATTGAAGGATGCcaatgtaaaaaagatttcttattGAATGCTAATGGACAATGCGTGAGCCACACAgagtgttaaaaattaatcaatataccTATTAATgtgttgttaaattttatttcaatgctTTGAGAAAATGTGCATTAAAAGTAGTGtgtgctaaaaataaaaaaaattacatggattctaaaattatatagaatcttttttctttactcttattaataagaatattctttacagtcactttttttcataacataataaaataattttataataaaatataagtgctaacttttataattactattattatagtaaCAATATggctattttttaataaaataaattttaattcaattagaaGGTTATAATTCatctaaaatattgtttctattAATTTGCCATGAGAAATAAGGCGCCtaatatgaaacatatttttgccACTTATTATCTGGTAAGGAAATCTCAATGTAATATGcgaataattgatattgattacCAAAAGATTCGAATGTACCTATtaagtaatttgttaattCAAATAACAGAGGACGCAAAAAGACTTTACTTTACAAAAGGtctaatagttttaatttttagatctgTTTTTAGAGTTTggaatctattaaaaattttaagattttgacCTTAgcgcatttttatttgttccaTATATTGAAAGAAAGTTGGTCAAAACCAGTTTTTTCAAAGTACCTCTTCACcagtgaataaaataattaagattaaaaagttcttatagagaatatttcctacacaacttttatttgaaacatttttttgtaagtcTAATAGACCAAACTACATCGCTGTAAATTGGAGTAGATTACCAAAAAATTCCAAACGCTCCGTTTTGAGCAgactctttttataaatactgatTATGAATTAGtaacatataatatctataattatatataataagtaataatcataaaaaagtttattcacGGAACGTCCTtggaattttcaataattattccactTTACAGTAGTGCAGAACTCGGTATCTATtagatatacaaaaaaatgtttcaactaAACGTAAGAAATTATGCTCtctacaaaattgaaatagctatttttatcattgaaCTTGTTGATAAGAAGATATTGCAAAAGATCAATTTTGaacgacattttttttatattttatatattttatatatttttatattattaatttatataatttttctattctttatataaatgcgTTATCTTTTTATACTGAAATAAACAATGAAAGAtagtaattgtaaaaaaaagaagtaataaAGAAGTATAAAAACTGGTCTTATCATCTCCCTGTTTAGTAAATTCGCAATACGAAATACTGAAATATGTCTCGCGCTGTTTTCTGTCTTTTGGTCGTTGTCACAATACTAGCGAGTAAGTAGTCCTATTGAAATGTGCTTTTTACTATACCTatcaatatgatttttaataatatttacattatttaattgtacacaataattattcaagTATAAAGCTAAACGAACtttgatttttgaaaattattatatttatcacataacgcagtttttattttctttttatattatttttctcaacaaTGCGAAAATTACTTgtatgtgtaattaaaattgtaattaatttttatatttcgcgaataaattaaatagcgcaattattttatgtaataaaaatgtaaaatagcatatataaaattagtaataataataatgtaaatatgattgttattattattcttatgtatatttatgaattaatcaattattgtaGCTGTTTGGGGCCAAGTTTTTGCCATGAGAGAAATGcggaaaaaataaagtattgtatatgtaattaaatattgagcTTTCTCTCTGCAAAATGCCCGACCTCGTTGCAGTTATAGCATCTTGGCGAATCAGTTTTCCTCGACTTTCGTCGCTCCTTGCCTTGGGGTTGACTTGTCCTTGCAGAGGCGCCTCCGTGATGTTGCACAGCTTGTCGGTAGACGTCTCCttacacagaaaaaagaatatttttactttgacaatatctttagtttcaaaatgtaaatcttgaaatgagattatattgcgttaaacaaagaaaatttgcttggatgaacacattttatataatttaaccaagaaaaatatattcttgttagttaagaataattttcttgaatggagagaaaaaaatgttggataaaaaataacacatgttcaaatcgaagattattattttcttagagttaaaataattattttattcttgaaataacaattgtagtattgaaataagattataatattgttgaaatttaagatttttaaattctcctaagaagattataaattgttgcgtatgtgtgaaacaatgaacgcgttaatatgagtatataagttttaatttgacacttacttttttcgGTGAATGTTTTCTGCTAGCTTTCACTGCTAGTTTTAGTCCACCCCGGGTATTTTATTTCGCCGGTACCCTCCGGCGCACCGTTGAGCATTCCCCTATCCGCCACCTGGGGAGGCGCCCAATGGGGGACTAGCAACCCCACACGGGAATCATAacttggtaaaaaaaattattgcatatattaccAATATCTTACACTTTCATAGTAGTGGTCGCAGTGGACGTAGTGGTCGCACAACTATCGGACAACAAATATGTCCGGAAAATATGGCATAATTATGTCGCAGTTGTCGGTAAGTTAATGCTTATGGTCAATGTGTCACAATGGAACAGTTATTCGAATATAGTATTTtccgaatatatataaatatttggctTTACTTAAATCTGTTACACAATTGCGccttctatatacatatatagataatcaTTCAATAAACATGATAAGTTATATTCGGCGATGTgagcccatgcgcggatgttgatgcgtaaagaaactgcgtaaagaaattaattcttttcacgaaagaatttttaattaatacccaTCATTCAATAAATATCCCTCTTCGCAATAGCAACCAGGAGCTGAGCATATCTACAACAGAATCGATTTAAAACagaatagatttaaaaaaatctattttatacaattctgTTGTAGATATGCTTAGCTCCTAGTTGTTATTGTAAAGAGGGATATTTATTgaatgattatatatgtatacaaaaggGCGCAATTGTGTACTAACAGATTTAAGTAAagccaaatatttatatatattcggaAAATACTATATTAGAATAACACTGGTCTATTGTCACACATTGACCATAAGCACTAACTTACCGACAACTATGATACAATCATCCCCTCTCATATTTTCCGGACATATTTGTTGTCCGATAGTTGTGCGACCACTACTATAAACGTGCGAgacattggaaaaaaatttgataatttcttttactaagCTATGACTGTTCGTAAGTTTCAAAAGCGCTTCTATATATACCATCCACTTTGTGTACTGATCGGAGCACGTATTGCGCTTGTTTTCATTATCGGTTCCGCTTACACAATATCCTTGCTCTCAGCTGTGTTGTACTCTAATTTTCGTCACGTATGCTTATCATTTTGCAAtcctttttatctttctcaatatccttatttattcattcgtAACTCTCTTTTAaactttcatatttaatatttttacttgattattATACTCCGATATTTCTTCatctacttttttatttgtcactCCCGAAattctatgtaaaaaatattaacatcatTATCAGAATACTCTTAGATAATTGCTACCCgctcaaattattatttatacattttacatatatttgacttaaatatctacatatttaaatttaaaaaattataaccaaCTAAACGCATTTAGTTAAgttaatgacttttttttctcagtgtacttactatataaaaaaatttttagggGGGGTTTTAAGGGGGGCAAAAAGgagaatctttaatttttttaaatgaaatgggatacaattttttttaatattcggACAGCTctcatcaaaattaataacatttatttaaaatatttttttattttgtactgtTAAAGAGTTATAGGAAAATTCCATTTGATCTTCTGGATACATTTAGAGTATTTTTACTTCACCCTTGTTTACAAATATGTTTGGCATTGAGAAGgtaatttcttacaaaatatcAACATATTTACGATTGATTAGAGTAACTAGAGAGATAGATAAATTGCCAGTATtatatggaatttttttattaaatgttcaaaatgcTCTCTACGAACTTCTAAACACATATTAATGCGTTTATTGCGAATATTGTTTTGGACATCTGGTAACATTTACGGAACAATCGATTTGAAATAACTGGATATCCGTCAAAAACAACGCGTTTAAATCATGATGATTTTATGCGTATTGCACGTAATTTGTACAAATgactttaaaaagattattgcgATGCCACGTAACtctgtatacattttttatatattagtattgCCAATTAATTTACACAATCATAAAGTAAAGTTAATGGCATacttttttgtcaattttgtGGTTTCATTTGGCTGTTGCTTTGTAACACGTTTCACTATGGTTGTTTCCAAAGTGAggatatgttttatatacgagaaaaatttaaataacggTAAAATAGTTGtagcgaaagagagaggaataaatactttttgagATTCTAGTGTAAAACTGGGGAATCATAAAAATGAAGACTTTTTGAGAAACATAAAACAATTGATCGTTCACAATGGGATGCCAAAAAGAATGTTAATTCGGGTGTATATTCATAGAAGAGGTAATGTGATGGCTCGGGAaatcacttattgttagagcaaagaatttcaagttttaattttaaagactaCTGTTTCTTATGCAATGATAAGATTagtgataaatttttgaataaacagaaaaaaattctttgccAAAATGGAATATCATATGTCAAGTGCTGAAAATGTAGATGAAAGATACGATTTTGAAGGTAACTGAGAATCACGATGATGAATGGATTCGGTAATAATAGAGCGCATTTACCATGTGACGGATTTGGTCGTAGTGGATgcaaaatgtcatttttttctgtcaGAAAAAGTCATCTACTATCGATAGGAAATAAGAGAGAATATCAACCAGGATGCAATctgtcaatttatttttgacaatgttaattttaatactatttaatACTTTCGATAGCTTCAATAATCATGCTATTCAGTGCGTGATCACACTGCTGTAGCATCAGATCAAAATGTTAAGAAGTTTCTGTCAGTACAAGTTGTAGGAGAGTTTGATTCGGTTCAGTTGAAACTAttctataaaagaaaagactcaggtttaaatattattactattacagATGTCGAGagttttcatcttttttcaaataaaatattgtcagCTCCCGATTTTCTCCTATTATTGAGATCTCTGATTGATTTGGAAGTGATCGAAAAACCCATTTATACTGAAGAAATAGTTTTAAGAACAGGcaacaattgataaattttacttatcgtcaaaaatattatatcttccattcataaattttctctccGACTAGAATGACACGCTTTTAACATCTCTTTTTTCGGTTGCCGAGAAATGTAAGACCATAGACATAAAAGTATAGACCGAGTGTTGAGAAGTGGG
It encodes:
- the LOC140666355 gene encoding chymotrypsin inhibitor-like, coding for MSRSFVLFVVVGVLLTISITAAQQCPENQEWTTCGSACPPSCSPSNQTCTLQCIEGCQCKKDFLLNANGQCVSHTEC